The Novosphingobium kaempferiae genome includes a window with the following:
- a CDS encoding SPFH domain-containing protein encodes MSDSHLPINASRESTASTQSGYLMLLIFLMLTAAIVFCVITLASSGDPSEGTILGFLAFIIPAIIMNVLILCGFYMIQPNQAAAITLFGSYKGTDRTAGLRWVWPWMGKTKISVRSNNVVSEKLKVNDLRGNPIEIATNVVWRVADTAQALYDVDDYKAFVNVQIEAAVRSIGSRYAYDDVEDAEITLRGSHEQVNAELRTELIARLQVAGLTVDECGLTHLAYAPEIAGAMLRRQQAEAVIGARRKLVEGAVSMVEMALAQLSEKNVVELDDERRAAMVSNLMVVLCGERDTQPVVNTGTLYS; translated from the coding sequence ATGTCCGATTCGCATCTGCCCATCAACGCCAGCCGGGAGAGCACCGCCTCCACCCAGAGCGGCTACCTGATGCTCCTGATCTTCCTGATGCTGACCGCTGCGATCGTATTCTGCGTCATCACGCTCGCGTCGAGCGGCGATCCGAGCGAGGGCACGATCCTCGGCTTCCTGGCCTTCATCATTCCCGCGATCATCATGAACGTGCTGATCCTTTGCGGCTTCTACATGATCCAGCCCAACCAGGCCGCCGCGATCACGCTGTTCGGCAGCTACAAGGGCACCGACCGCACCGCCGGTCTGCGCTGGGTCTGGCCGTGGATGGGCAAGACCAAGATCTCGGTCCGCTCCAACAACGTGGTCTCCGAAAAGCTCAAGGTGAACGACCTGCGCGGCAACCCGATCGAGATCGCCACCAACGTGGTGTGGCGCGTGGCCGACACCGCGCAGGCGCTTTACGACGTGGACGACTACAAGGCCTTCGTGAACGTGCAGATCGAGGCCGCAGTGCGCTCCATCGGCTCGCGCTATGCCTACGACGATGTCGAGGACGCCGAGATCACCCTGCGCGGCAGCCACGAGCAGGTGAACGCCGAACTGCGCACCGAACTGATCGCGCGCCTGCAGGTGGCGGGCCTGACCGTGGACGAGTGCGGCCTCACCCACCTCGCCTACGCGCCCGAGATCGCCGGGGCCATGCTGCGCCGCCAGCAGGCCGAAGCCGTGATCGGCGCGCGTCGCAAGCTGGTGGAAGGCGCCGTCTCTATGGTCGAGATGGCCCTCGCCCAGCTGTCGGAAAAGAACGTTGTCGAACTCGACGACGAGCGCCGCGCGGCGATGGTGTCGAACCTCATGGTCGTCCTGTGCGGCGAGCGTGACACCCAGCCCGTCGTCAACACCGGCACGCTCTACTCGTAA
- a CDS encoding NAD(P)H-dependent flavin oxidoreductase — translation MTAYSKTSALMARGCEFLGSETAILCGAMSWVSERNLVSAISNAGGFGVIACGAMTPALLDAEIAATKALTGKPFGVNLITMHPALFELIDVCAKHGVTHVVLAGGIPPKGSVEAIKANGAKVICFAPTLALGKKLLRSGADALVIEGMEAGGHIGPVSTSVLAQEILPTLAADNLVFVAGGIGRGEAIAGYLEMGAAGVQLGTRFACASESIAHADFKKAFFRASARDAVASVQVDPRLPVIPVRALKNKGTEEFTAKQIEVARLLDAGEVDMGEAQLKIEHFWAGALRRAVIDGDVESGSIMAGQSVGMVGKEEPVAEIIAALMAESEAALTNRVAA, via the coding sequence ATGACCGCTTACTCCAAGACTTCCGCGCTGATGGCGCGTGGCTGCGAATTCCTCGGCAGCGAGACTGCCATCCTGTGCGGCGCGATGTCCTGGGTGTCCGAGCGCAACCTCGTTTCGGCGATCAGCAATGCGGGCGGCTTCGGCGTGATCGCCTGCGGGGCGATGACGCCCGCGCTGCTCGATGCCGAGATCGCGGCGACCAAGGCGCTGACTGGCAAGCCGTTCGGCGTCAACCTCATCACCATGCACCCGGCGCTGTTCGAACTGATCGACGTCTGCGCCAAGCACGGCGTTACCCACGTCGTCCTCGCGGGCGGAATCCCGCCCAAGGGCAGCGTCGAGGCGATCAAGGCCAACGGGGCCAAGGTCATTTGCTTCGCGCCCACGCTGGCGCTCGGCAAGAAGCTGCTGCGTTCGGGCGCGGACGCGCTGGTGATCGAGGGCATGGAAGCGGGCGGCCACATCGGCCCTGTCTCGACCTCGGTGCTGGCGCAGGAGATCCTGCCGACGCTTGCCGCCGACAACCTTGTCTTCGTCGCGGGCGGCATCGGCCGGGGCGAGGCGATCGCCGGATATCTGGAGATGGGCGCGGCAGGCGTGCAGCTTGGCACCCGCTTCGCCTGCGCAAGCGAATCGATTGCCCATGCCGACTTCAAGAAGGCGTTCTTCCGCGCCTCCGCCCGCGATGCCGTCGCTTCGGTGCAGGTCGACCCGCGCCTGCCGGTGATCCCCGTCCGCGCGCTCAAGAACAAGGGCACCGAGGAGTTCACCGCCAAGCAGATCGAAGTCGCGCGCCTGCTCGATGCCGGTGAGGTGGACATGGGCGAGGCTCAGCTCAAGATCGAGCACTTCTGGGCCGGAGCCCTGCGCCGCGCAGTGATCGACGGCGACGTGGAGAGCGGCTCGATCATGGCGGGCCAGTCGGTCGGTATGGTCGGCAAGGAAGAGCCGGTGGCCGAGATCATCGCCGCACTCATGGCCGAGAGCGAAGCCGCCCTGACCAACCGCGTCGCGGCCTGA
- a CDS encoding TerC family protein, producing MEFLFADWLGTPAWFWLAFAGVVLLLTAFDLGVLHKDDKEMGIAESLKLSVFYIGIAMAFGAWIWWAKGSAPAIDYYTGYFIEKALSIDNVFVISMIFGYFAVSPKYQYRALLWGILAVIVLRGLMIAGGAALVAHAYWVMYLFAGFLIFTGIKMLFTSDHDPDIGNNAAIRWISRHMRVTKVHHAEHFFVKEPNANGRLVWAATPLFLALVVINLADLVFAIDSVPAIFSITTDTFIVYTSNIMAILGLRALYFALAAMVHRFHYLKYALALVLVFIGGKILIADFALGGAKFPPLLSLGVTLALIAGGVFWSLWKTRGEGPIVAEELPH from the coding sequence ATGGAATTTCTCTTCGCGGACTGGCTGGGCACGCCTGCCTGGTTCTGGCTGGCCTTCGCCGGCGTGGTCCTTCTCCTCACCGCCTTCGACCTTGGCGTCCTGCACAAGGACGACAAGGAGATGGGCATCGCCGAATCGCTGAAGCTCTCGGTCTTCTACATCGGCATCGCCATGGCCTTCGGCGCGTGGATCTGGTGGGCCAAGGGATCGGCCCCGGCGATCGACTACTACACGGGCTACTTCATCGAGAAGGCGCTCTCGATCGACAACGTCTTCGTGATCTCGATGATCTTCGGCTACTTCGCCGTCTCGCCCAAGTACCAGTACCGGGCGTTGCTGTGGGGCATCCTTGCGGTGATCGTGCTGCGCGGACTGATGATCGCGGGCGGCGCGGCGCTGGTCGCCCATGCCTACTGGGTGATGTACCTGTTCGCCGGGTTCCTGATCTTCACCGGCATCAAGATGCTGTTCACCAGCGACCATGACCCGGACATCGGCAACAACGCGGCGATCCGCTGGATCTCGCGCCACATGCGCGTGACCAAGGTCCACCATGCCGAGCACTTCTTCGTGAAGGAGCCTAACGCCAACGGGCGCCTGGTCTGGGCGGCGACGCCGCTGTTCCTGGCGCTGGTGGTCATCAACCTGGCCGATCTGGTCTTCGCCATCGATTCGGTGCCGGCGATCTTCTCGATCACGACCGACACCTTCATCGTCTACACCTCGAACATCATGGCGATCCTCGGCCTGCGCGCGCTCTACTTCGCGCTGGCGGCGATGGTGCACCGCTTCCACTACCTGAAGTATGCGCTGGCGCTGGTGCTGGTGTTCATCGGCGGCAAGATCCTGATCGCGGATTTCGCCCTTGGCGGCGCCAAGTTCCCGCCGCTGCTCAGCCTTGGTGTGACGCTGGCGCTGATCGCGGGCGGCGTGTTCTGGTCCTTGTGGAAGACGCGGGGCGAGGGGCCGATCGTCGCGGAAGAATTGCCGCACTGA
- a CDS encoding DUF465 domain-containing protein, translated as MTDRMFRLLELHQKLDAAIRRTRASRFADPMEIARLTRRKLRLRERLARLLPQQPALSL; from the coding sequence ATGACCGACCGCATGTTCCGCCTGCTTGAGCTGCACCAGAAGCTCGACGCCGCGATCCGCCGCACCAGGGCGAGCCGCTTTGCCGATCCGATGGAGATCGCCCGGCTGACCAGAAGGAAGCTCCGACTGAGGGAAAGGCTGGCGCGCCTGCTGCCGCAGCAGCCCGCCCTGAGCCTGTAA
- a CDS encoding DMT family transporter → MSTTAEALAPEAQPARSGPDWAPRHLLALLAANVALALGAWLVRLADTGPVAAGFWRLTLALPVLVLLAAREPAEQRRMPRGVVALVLGAGVFFALDLAAWHFGIVRTKVGNASLFGNSGSLIVMVWGLATAHRAPRALEIGAVLFALVGAGLLMGGSLEISRTNLVGDLFCLLGGAFYAVYIIMLNGVRQGRGSYSLLAVSTTASAPTMLVVAVLLGEVVMPHDWTPLVALALSSQLIGQGFLIYSLRHFTPLIIGLALMAQPALAATVGWLAFGETLSAIDVVGMVLLAVALTMARASDRPAKG, encoded by the coding sequence ATGAGCACCACCGCCGAAGCCCTTGCCCCGGAGGCACAGCCCGCGAGGTCGGGCCCAGACTGGGCGCCGCGTCATCTGCTGGCGTTGCTGGCGGCCAACGTCGCGCTGGCGCTGGGGGCATGGCTGGTCCGTCTGGCCGATACCGGCCCGGTCGCCGCCGGGTTCTGGCGGCTGACCCTCGCGCTGCCGGTGCTGGTGCTCCTCGCCGCGCGCGAGCCTGCGGAGCAGCGCCGTATGCCGCGCGGCGTCGTGGCGCTGGTGCTGGGCGCGGGCGTGTTCTTCGCGCTCGACCTTGCCGCATGGCACTTCGGCATCGTGCGGACCAAGGTGGGCAACGCCTCGCTCTTCGGCAATTCGGGCAGCCTGATCGTGATGGTCTGGGGCCTTGCCACCGCTCACCGCGCGCCGCGCGCGCTGGAGATCGGCGCGGTGCTGTTCGCGCTCGTCGGCGCGGGCCTGCTGATGGGCGGGTCGCTGGAGATCAGCCGCACCAACCTTGTCGGAGACCTGTTCTGCCTGCTGGGCGGCGCATTCTACGCGGTCTACATCATCATGCTGAACGGTGTGCGGCAGGGGCGCGGCTCGTACTCGCTGCTGGCCGTCTCCACCACCGCCAGCGCGCCGACCATGCTGGTTGTCGCGGTGCTGCTGGGCGAAGTCGTCATGCCGCACGACTGGACGCCGCTGGTCGCGCTGGCGCTGTCGAGCCAGCTGATCGGGCAGGGCTTCCTGATCTATTCGCTGCGGCACTTCACCCCGCTCATCATCGGCCTTGCGCTGATGGCGCAACCCGCGCTGGCGGCGACGGTGGGCTGGCTGGCCTTCGGCGAGACGCTGAGCGCGATCGACGTCGTCGGCATGGTGCTGCTCGCCGTCGCGCTGACGATGGCGCGTGCCTCCGACCGGCCTGCAAAGGGATAA
- a CDS encoding toxin-antitoxin system HicB family antitoxin, giving the protein MASPGKKAFALRLDPALYAALERAAAADFRSVNAQVEVLLREALARRGVKVESGEPAKRGRPPKETDDAS; this is encoded by the coding sequence ATGGCGTCCCCCGGCAAGAAGGCCTTCGCGCTCCGTCTCGATCCGGCGCTCTACGCAGCGCTGGAGCGGGCGGCGGCGGCCGACTTCCGCTCGGTGAACGCACAGGTCGAAGTGCTGCTGCGCGAGGCCCTCGCCCGGCGCGGCGTCAAGGTGGAGAGCGGCGAGCCCGCCAAACGCGGCCGCCCACCGAAGGAGACGGACGATGCTTCATAA
- a CDS encoding VOC family protein, which produces MQVSGIDHVNILTDDLEATASFYEAVLGLIRSENPSIRAGTAGYWMRDTGGLPIIHLVDRTTAPGRYDDYLPGQSTNGFHHVALRCQGFEAMRDKLDGMGIAYRFNDLTHIGLRQLFLADPNAVNIELNFNGD; this is translated from the coding sequence ATGCAGGTCAGCGGAATCGATCACGTCAACATCCTGACCGACGACCTCGAAGCCACCGCCAGCTTCTACGAGGCCGTGCTCGGCCTGATACGCAGCGAGAACCCCTCGATCCGCGCGGGTACGGCGGGCTACTGGATGCGCGATACCGGCGGGCTGCCGATCATCCACCTCGTTGACCGCACGACGGCGCCGGGCCGCTACGACGACTACCTGCCCGGCCAGTCCACCAATGGCTTCCACCATGTCGCGCTGCGCTGCCAGGGTTTCGAAGCGATGCGCGACAAGCTGGACGGCATGGGCATCGCCTATCGCTTCAACGACCTCACCCACATCGGCCTGCGCCAGCTGTTCCTCGCCGATCCCAACGCGGTGAACATCGAGCTGAATTTCAACGGCGATTGA
- the purU gene encoding formyltetrahydrofolate deformylase, whose protein sequence is MTEPLILAFSCADRPGIVARVTGYLAQMGANIIEAQQFDDIEQRRFFMRVAFDPGATDREDIREGFGPIAHEYGMAWSMQRRDRPRRVLLMVSKFDHCLADLLYRHRIGEIGMEIVGVVSNHPREAINTLMLGDIPFHHLPVTKANKAEQEAQVRAIVDETRAELVVLARYMQILSDEMAAFLSGRCINIHHSFLPGFKGAKPYHQAHARGVKMIGATAHYVTADLDEGPIIHQDVEPVTHADTPEDMVRTGRDIERRVLAEAVRLHLEDRVLINGARTVVFRS, encoded by the coding sequence ATGACCGAACCGCTGATCCTCGCGTTCTCCTGCGCCGATCGTCCGGGCATCGTCGCACGGGTGACGGGCTACCTCGCGCAGATGGGGGCCAACATCATCGAGGCGCAGCAGTTCGACGACATCGAGCAGCGCCGCTTCTTCATGCGCGTGGCGTTCGATCCGGGCGCAACCGACCGCGAGGATATCCGCGAGGGGTTCGGTCCCATCGCGCACGAATACGGCATGGCCTGGTCGATGCAGCGCCGTGACCGTCCGCGCCGCGTGCTGCTGATGGTCAGCAAGTTCGACCACTGCCTTGCCGACCTGCTCTATCGCCATCGCATCGGCGAGATCGGCATGGAGATCGTCGGCGTCGTCTCCAACCACCCGCGCGAGGCGATCAACACGCTGATGCTGGGCGACATTCCCTTCCATCACCTGCCGGTGACGAAGGCGAACAAGGCCGAGCAGGAAGCGCAGGTCCGCGCCATCGTCGACGAGACGCGCGCGGAACTGGTGGTGCTGGCGCGCTACATGCAGATCCTCTCGGACGAGATGGCGGCGTTCCTCTCGGGCCGCTGCATCAACATCCACCACTCGTTCCTGCCGGGCTTCAAGGGCGCCAAGCCCTACCACCAGGCCCACGCGCGCGGCGTGAAGATGATCGGCGCGACGGCGCATTACGTAACGGCGGACCTCGACGAAGGGCCGATCATCCATCAGGACGTGGAGCCCGTGACTCACGCCGACACGCCCGAGGACATGGTCCGCACCGGCCGCGACATCGAACGCCGCGTGCTGGCCGAAGCGGTGCGGTTGCACCTTGAGGACCGCGTCCTCATCAACGGCGCGCGCACGGTGGTTTTCAGGAGCTGA
- a CDS encoding right-handed parallel beta-helix repeat-containing protein: MIRLSRLALPLTTLLAAMSAPATSAPDGPYTVVETGRSYSRLQDAVDAIGGKRGTIRLASMRFADCAVQDRGDVTYQAAVPGQSILDGVACEGKAALVLRGHAARIEGLVFANIRVSDRNGAGIRLEHGDLAVGQSWFRDSEQGILSGDDPEGTIAIDKSTFTRLGTCEGAGCAHSIYIGNYGALTVTRSRFEAGTGGHYAKSRAARTAIVNCWFDDTHGTGTNYMIDMADGATGEITGNWFVQGRDKENYSAFIAIAAEHRNHPSGGLLIAGNDASFAPGVDRRSAFVADWSGDAVKLGENTLGPGLLRYERR, encoded by the coding sequence ATGATCCGCCTTTCCCGACTCGCGCTGCCGCTCACCACCCTGCTCGCTGCCATGTCCGCTCCCGCCACATCCGCGCCCGACGGGCCGTACACCGTAGTTGAAACCGGGCGCAGCTACAGCCGGTTGCAGGATGCGGTGGATGCCATCGGCGGCAAGCGCGGGACCATCCGCCTCGCCTCGATGCGCTTCGCCGACTGCGCGGTGCAGGATCGCGGCGACGTGACCTACCAGGCCGCCGTGCCCGGCCAGTCGATCCTCGACGGCGTAGCATGCGAGGGCAAGGCCGCCCTCGTCCTGCGGGGCCACGCGGCGCGGATAGAGGGGCTGGTCTTCGCCAACATCCGCGTCTCCGACCGCAACGGCGCAGGCATCCGGCTGGAGCACGGCGACCTTGCCGTCGGCCAGAGCTGGTTCCGCGACAGCGAACAGGGCATCCTCTCCGGCGACGATCCCGAGGGCACCATCGCCATCGACAAGTCCACCTTCACCCGGCTGGGCACCTGCGAGGGCGCGGGCTGCGCGCACTCGATCTACATCGGCAACTACGGTGCGCTGACGGTGACGCGCAGCCGCTTCGAGGCGGGCACCGGCGGCCACTACGCCAAGAGCCGCGCGGCGCGCACCGCCATCGTCAACTGCTGGTTCGACGATACGCACGGCACCGGCACCAACTACATGATCGACATGGCCGACGGCGCCACCGGAGAGATCACCGGCAACTGGTTCGTGCAGGGGCGCGACAAGGAGAACTATTCCGCCTTCATCGCCATCGCCGCCGAGCACCGGAACCATCCCTCGGGCGGGCTGCTGATCGCAGGCAACGACGCCAGCTTCGCCCCCGGCGTGGACCGCCGCAGCGCCTTCGTGGCGGACTGGTCCGGCGATGCGGTCAAGCTGGGCGAGAACACGCTGGGGCCGGGGTTGTTGCGGTACGAGCGGCGCTAG
- a CDS encoding catalase has protein sequence MHGSNPEDGKCPYSATPLTTQFGAPVIDNSNSMTAGPRGPLLMQDVWLLEKLANLNREVIPERRMHAKGSGAFGTFTVTGDVSKYTRAKFLAEKGKQTEMFARFTTVAGERGAADAERDIRGFAVKFYTEEGNWDMVGNNTPVFFVRDPRHFADLNKAVKRDPRTNMRSATNNWDFWTLLPEAFHQVTYVMGDRGIPKSYRHMDGFSSHTYSFYNEAGERFWVKWHFKTQQGHAHLTDAEAAEVVAGDRESNQRDLYEAIERGEFPKWKVMVQIMPEAEAETCGFHPFDLTKVWSQKVYPLIEVGMMELNRNPENFFADVEQSAFSPSNLVPGIGVSPDKMLQARLFAYSDAQRYRLGVNHHQIPVNAARCPVFNNQRDGQGRVDGNYGGRPHYHPNSFDQWQGQPEFREPPLRVSGDADFWNFREDDDDYYSQPRALFHLMDDAQKERLFGNTARAMGDAPEFIKQRHIDNATRCDPAYGAGVAAALGMSVSAQLSPEPELAD, from the coding sequence ATGCACGGATCCAACCCCGAAGACGGCAAGTGCCCCTACAGCGCGACCCCGCTGACCACCCAGTTCGGCGCGCCCGTCATCGACAATTCCAACTCGATGACCGCAGGCCCGCGCGGCCCCCTGCTGATGCAGGATGTCTGGCTGCTGGAGAAGCTCGCCAACCTCAACCGCGAAGTCATTCCCGAACGCCGCATGCACGCCAAGGGATCGGGCGCGTTCGGCACCTTCACCGTCACCGGTGACGTCTCGAAGTACACCCGCGCGAAGTTCTTGGCGGAAAAGGGCAAGCAGACCGAGATGTTCGCCCGCTTCACCACCGTGGCGGGCGAGCGCGGCGCGGCCGATGCTGAGCGCGACATTCGCGGCTTCGCGGTGAAGTTCTACACCGAGGAAGGCAACTGGGACATGGTCGGCAACAACACGCCGGTCTTCTTCGTGCGCGATCCCCGTCACTTCGCCGATCTCAACAAGGCGGTGAAGCGCGACCCGCGCACCAACATGCGCAGCGCCACGAACAACTGGGACTTCTGGACCCTGCTGCCCGAGGCGTTCCATCAGGTCACCTACGTGATGGGCGACCGCGGCATTCCCAAGTCGTACCGCCACATGGACGGCTTCTCCAGCCACACCTACTCTTTCTACAACGAGGCGGGTGAGCGGTTCTGGGTGAAGTGGCACTTCAAGACCCAGCAGGGCCACGCGCACCTGACCGATGCCGAAGCGGCCGAAGTCGTCGCCGGTGACCGCGAGAGCAACCAGCGCGATCTCTACGAAGCGATCGAGCGCGGCGAGTTCCCGAAGTGGAAGGTCATGGTCCAGATCATGCCCGAGGCCGAGGCCGAGACCTGCGGCTTCCACCCCTTCGATCTCACCAAGGTCTGGTCGCAGAAGGTCTATCCGCTGATCGAGGTCGGCATGATGGAACTGAACCGCAACCCGGAGAACTTCTTCGCGGACGTGGAGCAGAGCGCCTTCAGCCCTTCCAACCTCGTCCCCGGCATCGGCGTCTCGCCCGACAAGATGCTGCAGGCGCGCCTGTTCGCCTACTCGGATGCGCAGCGCTACCGCCTCGGCGTCAATCACCACCAGATCCCCGTCAACGCCGCGCGCTGCCCGGTATTCAACAACCAGCGTGACGGTCAGGGCCGCGTGGACGGGAACTACGGCGGGCGTCCGCACTACCACCCGAACTCGTTCGACCAGTGGCAGGGCCAGCCCGAATTCCGCGAACCGCCGCTGCGCGTCTCGGGCGATGCGGACTTCTGGAACTTCCGCGAGGATGACGACGACTATTACAGCCAGCCGCGCGCGCTGTTCCACCTGATGGACGACGCGCAGAAGGAGCGCCTGTTCGGCAACACCGCCCGCGCCATGGGCGACGCGCCGGAGTTCATCAAGCAGCGCCACATCGACAACGCCACCCGCTGCGATCCCGCCTACGGCGCGGGCGTGGCGGCAGCGCTGGGCATGAGCGTCAGCGCCCAGCTTTCGCCGGAGCCTGAACTGGCGGACTGA
- a CDS encoding dienelactone hydrolase family protein: MCDDLAPEDFAETGGIDRRTFAVLGMGAALAGCGAVAAEGGSVSERMVSITTTDGVCDAFFVHPGKGAHPGIVMWPDIAGLREAKKIMARNLAAQGFAVLVVNQYYRSGPAPVMQSFAEYRTPEGQAKIGPMRAALTPDAITRDAKAYVAFLDTQDAVDRKRGIGSNGYCMGGPFTVRTAAAVPARVGAAVSLHGAGLVTEAADSPHRVLAGTKASFMFAIARNDDAKQPDAKTELKKAAEAAKRPAQVEVYAADHGWCVPDSPAYDPGEADRAWKAMVATFAKL; the protein is encoded by the coding sequence ATGTGTGACGATCTTGCCCCCGAGGATTTCGCGGAAACGGGCGGTATCGACCGTCGCACCTTTGCCGTGCTCGGCATGGGCGCGGCGCTGGCGGGCTGCGGCGCGGTCGCGGCGGAAGGCGGTTCGGTGAGCGAGCGCATGGTTTCGATCACCACGACCGACGGCGTGTGCGATGCGTTCTTCGTCCATCCGGGCAAGGGCGCGCATCCCGGCATCGTCATGTGGCCGGACATCGCGGGTCTGCGCGAGGCCAAGAAGATCATGGCCCGCAACCTCGCCGCGCAGGGCTTCGCGGTGCTGGTGGTGAACCAGTACTACCGCTCCGGCCCCGCGCCGGTGATGCAGAGCTTCGCCGAGTACCGCACGCCCGAGGGGCAGGCAAAGATCGGCCCGATGCGCGCGGCGCTGACGCCCGATGCTATCACGCGCGATGCCAAGGCCTATGTCGCGTTCCTCGACACGCAGGACGCGGTGGACAGGAAGCGTGGCATCGGCAGCAACGGCTATTGCATGGGCGGGCCGTTCACCGTGCGCACGGCGGCAGCGGTGCCCGCGCGCGTCGGCGCGGCGGTGTCGCTCCACGGCGCCGGGCTGGTGACGGAAGCGGCGGACAGTCCGCACCGCGTTCTGGCGGGCACGAAGGCCAGCTTCATGTTCGCCATCGCCCGCAACGACGACGCCAAGCAACCCGATGCCAAGACCGAACTGAAGAAGGCGGCGGAAGCCGCGAAGCGCCCGGCGCAGGTCGAGGTCTATGCTGCCGACCATGGCTGGTGCGTGCCGGACTCTCCCGCCTACGATCCGGGCGAGGCGGATCGCGCATGGAAGGCGATGGTGGCGACGTTCGCGAAGTTGTGA
- a CDS encoding acetyl-CoA hydrolase/transferase family protein, with product MDPRRLYAEKLASADEAVRLISSDSDMAMGMAVAEPPAILAALARRAEAGTLHDLRVWYLLSQSHAGSTILRRDLLGAIRPRCIFMSGVERKLIAADPTAAALIDFVPCAFSGSPRLLRDELALDACVLTVSPMDEDGYFSFGVANDYTSVAAHCARTVIVEVNPAMPRVACSTPLHVSQVSAVVENAVPLLAFGEQAAAPEDEAIAAHIAALVDDGACLQMGIGNLPAAVCSRIGNRADLGIHTELLTPPLAALAQSGAVTNRRKATHPGRSVYAFAMGDAPFYRWMDGNAQLYSLPVDVVNDPAEIGRNEHVVSVNATIQVDLQGACNSEFMGGRQHSAAGGQLDFVRGAAASKRGVSVIACRSTAKGGTLSRIVPRLDGPVTTPRNDVHWIVTEHGAANLRGKSLHERAELLIGLADPKFRDELAKAL from the coding sequence ATGGACCCAAGGCGGCTATATGCCGAGAAGCTGGCGAGCGCCGACGAGGCGGTGCGCCTGATCTCCAGCGACAGCGACATGGCGATGGGCATGGCCGTGGCCGAACCGCCCGCGATCCTCGCCGCCCTTGCCCGCCGGGCCGAAGCGGGAACGCTCCACGACCTGCGCGTCTGGTATCTGCTCTCTCAGTCCCACGCCGGATCGACGATCCTGCGCCGCGACCTGTTGGGCGCGATCCGGCCGCGCTGCATCTTCATGAGCGGGGTGGAGCGCAAGCTGATCGCCGCCGACCCGACCGCCGCTGCGCTGATCGACTTCGTGCCTTGCGCCTTCAGCGGCTCGCCCCGCCTTCTGCGCGACGAACTTGCACTCGACGCCTGCGTGCTCACCGTCTCGCCGATGGACGAGGACGGATACTTCAGCTTCGGCGTCGCCAACGACTACACGTCGGTCGCGGCGCATTGTGCCCGGACTGTCATCGTCGAAGTGAACCCGGCGATGCCGCGCGTGGCCTGCTCGACGCCGCTCCATGTCTCGCAGGTGAGCGCGGTGGTGGAGAACGCCGTGCCCCTCCTCGCCTTCGGGGAGCAGGCCGCCGCGCCCGAGGACGAGGCCATCGCCGCCCACATCGCCGCGCTTGTCGATGATGGCGCCTGCCTGCAGATGGGCATCGGCAACCTGCCCGCCGCCGTGTGCAGCCGCATCGGCAACCGCGCCGACCTCGGCATCCATACCGAGCTGCTGACACCGCCGCTGGCCGCGCTGGCGCAGTCGGGCGCCGTCACCAACCGCCGCAAGGCCACGCATCCGGGCCGCAGCGTCTATGCCTTCGCGATGGGCGACGCGCCGTTCTACCGCTGGATGGACGGCAATGCGCAGCTCTATTCCCTGCCCGTCGACGTGGTGAACGATCCTGCGGAAATCGGGCGCAACGAACATGTCGTCTCGGTCAACGCCACCATCCAGGTCGACCTGCAGGGCGCGTGCAATTCCGAATTCATGGGCGGTCGCCAGCATTCCGCGGCGGGCGGCCAGCTCGATTTCGTGCGCGGGGCCGCTGCCTCGAAGCGCGGTGTATCGGTCATCGCCTGCCGCTCCACCGCAAAGGGCGGGACACTGAGCCGCATCGTCCCGCGCCTCGACGGCCCGGTGACGACGCCGCGCAACGACGTCCACTGGATCGTCACCGAGCACGGCGCCGCGAATCTGCGCGGCAAGTCGCTGCATGAGAGGGCGGAGCTGCTGATCGGGCTGGCCGACCCGAAGTTCAGGGACGAACTGGCAAAGGCGCTCTGA